The genomic segment TGCGCTCGCCGACCGCATGGCCGCGGGCGGCTACCCCGCTGCCCTGGCGATCCCGGCGGGGCGCCGGCGCGCCGCCTGGTACTCGGATTACGTTGAGACGCTGATTCAGAGGGACGTACGTGACCTCGCGCGCATCGGCGCGCTGGACGCGGTCCCGCGCCTGCTGGCGCTCGCGGCGTCCCAGACGGCGCGTCTGCTCAACGTCTCCGAGTTGGCCGCTCCGTTCCAGTTGAGCCGTCCGACCATCCGGGACTACGTCACGCTGTTATCCCGTGTCTTTCTCGTGGAGGAGCTGCCACCCTGGCACAGCAACCGGCTGAGCCGGCTGGTCAAGACGCCCAAGCTGCACCTCACGGATACGGGGTTGGCCTGCGCGTTGCTCGAAACCGGAGCGAGCGCGCTCGAGAGCAATCGGGCGCTCCTCGGCCAGCTTCTCGAGACGTTCGTGCTCCAGGAGCTCAAACGGCTGGCGAGCTGGCACGAGGATCGGCTCTCGTTCTTTCACTTCCGGGACCGCGACCAGGCGGAAGTGGATATCGTCATCGAGCGTGGGGCACAGGCAGTGGCCGCGGTCGAGGTGAAGGCGGGGGCCACTGTCACCGCGGGAGACTTCGGCGGACTGCGCAAGCTCAGGGAGGCCGCGGGGGCGCGCTTCGCGGGAGGTGTCGTGCTATATGACGGCGACATGAGCGCGGGATTCGGCGACTCCCTGTACGCCGTCCCGGTTCGCGCGCTGTGGGACGTCCCGTGACGCGCCCGTTCACGGAATCCACCGTCGAAGACGCCGCCCTCGCCTGGCTGGAGTCCATCGGCTGGCGCATCGCCCACGGCCCGAGCATCGCCCCGGACATGCGGGCCGCCGAGCGGGGGGATTACCGCGAGGTGTTGCTCGCCCGGCGCCTGCGCGGCGCGCTGCCACGGCTGAACCCCGCGCTGCCGCCCGACGCGCTGGAGGACGCCTTCCGCAAGCTCACGCGGCCCGAAGGCGTGGATCTGGTCCAGCGCAATCGCGCCCTGCACCGGCTGCTGGTGAACGGCGTGACCGTGGAGTACCGGACGCGCGAAGGCGACGTTCGCGGCGCGCAGGCGCGGGCCATTGACTTCGACGAGCCCGGCAACAACGACTGGCTCGCGGTCAATCAGTTCAGCGTCACCGAGAACAAGCACAGCCGGCGCCCGGACGTGGTGCTGTTCGTGAACGGCCTGCCGCTCGGAGTGATGGAGCTCAAGAACGCGGCTGACGAGGACGCGACCGT from the Candidatus Methylomirabilota bacterium genome contains:
- a CDS encoding ATP-binding protein is translated as MPARTLYPRYAAPRLAEALADSPAVLIHGPRQSGKTTLAQTAGRRAGYAYFTFDDQVTLEAATDDPVGFVARLPRRVILDEVQHVPHLFRPIKVAIDRDRVPGRFILTGSTNVLLLPKLADSLAGRMAVLRLHPLAQCELARRRPNFLARLFGKGFAVERWGRRGAALADRMAAGGYPAALAIPAGRRRAAWYSDYVETLIQRDVRDLARIGALDAVPRLLALAASQTARLLNVSELAAPFQLSRPTIRDYVTLLSRVFLVEELPPWHSNRLSRLVKTPKLHLTDTGLACALLETGASALESNRALLGQLLETFVLQELKRLASWHEDRLSFFHFRDRDQAEVDIVIERGAQAVAAVEVKAGATVTAGDFGGLRKLREAAGARFAGGVVLYDGDMSAGFGDSLYAVPVRALWDVP